The Saccharopolyspora gloriosae genome has a segment encoding these proteins:
- a CDS encoding SAM-dependent methyltransferase: MTRPHGERPEDIDVRRANSARMYDYFLGGSANFEIDREAVQKIVEAMPDVEYSIRASRGFLGRAVRYLVEQGIEQFLDLGSRVPIVGSVHEIADTLASEVRVVYVDTDPVSVAHGKQLLGDVKQADIIGADFRDVRSVIEGAETTGLLDIARSTGLLMVSVLNFVQDDEEAVAIMDRYRAALAPGSYVALSHATAAGLPQETSDRIDEVYANVNPPSRWRSPKQIEALLDGLELVPPGLVTASEWRPDAPPDLPPDRIAYRAAVGRIIR; encoded by the coding sequence ATGACGCGGCCGCATGGCGAGCGACCCGAGGACATCGACGTGCGGCGCGCCAACTCGGCCCGCATGTACGACTACTTCCTGGGCGGGTCGGCGAACTTCGAGATCGATCGGGAAGCCGTCCAGAAGATCGTCGAGGCGATGCCCGACGTGGAGTACTCGATCCGGGCGAGCCGGGGTTTCCTCGGCAGGGCCGTGCGGTATCTGGTCGAGCAGGGCATCGAACAGTTCCTCGACCTCGGTTCGAGGGTGCCCATCGTCGGTAGCGTGCACGAGATCGCGGACACGCTCGCCTCGGAGGTCCGGGTGGTCTACGTCGATACCGACCCCGTGTCGGTCGCGCACGGCAAGCAGCTGCTCGGCGATGTCAAGCAGGCCGACATCATCGGAGCCGACTTCCGGGACGTGCGGTCCGTGATCGAGGGCGCGGAGACGACCGGGCTGCTGGACATCGCTCGGTCGACCGGGCTGCTGATGGTGTCGGTGCTGAACTTCGTCCAGGACGACGAGGAAGCGGTCGCGATCATGGACCGGTATCGCGCGGCCCTCGCCCCCGGCAGCTACGTGGCCCTCTCGCACGCGACGGCCGCGGGTTTGCCGCAGGAGACCTCCGACCGCATCGACGAGGTGTACGCGAACGTGAATCCGCCCAGCCGCTGGCGCTCGCCGAAGCAGATCGAGGCGTTGCTGGACGGACTGGAACTCGTTCCGCCCGGCCTGGTGACGGCGTCGGAATGGCGTCCGGACGCGCCCCCGGATCTGCCCCCGGATCGGATCGCCTACCGAGCGGCGGTCGGCAGGATCATCCGCTGA
- a CDS encoding thioesterase family protein, whose product MVEPAESLPAREDFTVLWPITTRWADNDVYGHINNVVHYSWFDTAVNGWLMRATGADIREMPEIGLVVETNCRYLAELGFPDDVEVGVGLERVGNSSVVYRLAVFGNGAAEPASLGRFVHVYVDRETRRPARVPERIRTVLADLPVFGG is encoded by the coding sequence ATGGTCGAACCTGCCGAAAGCCTGCCCGCCCGCGAGGATTTCACCGTGCTCTGGCCGATCACCACGCGCTGGGCGGACAACGACGTCTACGGGCACATCAACAACGTCGTGCACTACTCCTGGTTCGACACGGCCGTCAACGGCTGGCTGATGCGCGCCACCGGCGCCGACATCCGGGAAATGCCCGAGATCGGGCTGGTCGTGGAGACGAACTGCCGGTACCTCGCCGAACTCGGTTTTCCGGATGACGTCGAAGTGGGTGTGGGCTTGGAGCGGGTGGGCAATTCCAGTGTGGTGTACCGGCTCGCCGTGTTCGGCAACGGTGCCGCCGAACCGGCCTCCCTGGGCCGGTTCGTGCACGTGTACGTCGACCGGGAGACGCGGCGTCCGGCGCGCGTGCCCGAGCGGATCAGGACGGTGCTCGCCGACCTGCCGGTGTTCGGCGGCTGA
- a CDS encoding Clp protease N-terminal domain-containing protein, which translates to MNEPLQLANPVRLDDLIEAITNVHSGALDRLSAAVIAADHLGEVSDHLIGHFVDQARRSGASWKEIGAGMGVTKQAAQKRFLPKGGSPDLDPEQGFSRFTPRARNVVLSAQNEARAAGNTEIRPEHLLLGLLVAPGGPAMQAITALGITPEAVRRAATAPLPAGADEVPDLIPFDGDAKKALELTFREALRLEHNYVGTEHILLALLEQENGGGVLAGLGLRKPAVEEHILASLAAIAEDLDAEAGATDN; encoded by the coding sequence ATGAACGAGCCATTGCAGCTAGCGAACCCCGTCCGGCTCGACGACCTCATCGAAGCCATCACGAACGTGCATTCCGGCGCGCTCGACCGGCTCTCCGCCGCCGTCATCGCGGCCGACCACCTCGGCGAAGTCTCCGACCACCTCATCGGCCACTTCGTCGACCAGGCCCGCCGCTCCGGAGCGTCGTGGAAGGAGATCGGCGCCGGCATGGGCGTCACGAAACAGGCGGCGCAGAAGCGGTTCCTGCCGAAGGGCGGATCGCCGGACCTCGACCCCGAGCAGGGATTCAGCCGGTTCACGCCCCGTGCCCGCAACGTCGTGCTGTCCGCGCAGAACGAGGCCCGCGCGGCGGGCAACACCGAGATCCGGCCGGAGCACCTGCTGCTCGGGCTGCTCGTCGCGCCGGGAGGTCCGGCCATGCAGGCGATCACCGCGCTCGGCATCACGCCGGAGGCCGTGCGGCGAGCGGCCACCGCGCCGCTGCCCGCCGGCGCAGACGAGGTGCCCGACCTGATCCCGTTCGACGGGGACGCGAAGAAGGCGCTGGAACTGACCTTCCGCGAGGCGCTGCGTCTGGAGCACAACTACGTCGGCACCGAGCACATCCTGCTGGCGCTGCTGGAACAGGAGAACGGCGGTGGCGTGCTCGCCGGGCTCGGCCTGCGCAAACCCGCCGTCGAGGAGCACATCCTCGCGTCCCTCGCCGCCATCGCCGAGGATCTCGACGCGGAGGCGGGGGCGACGGACAACTAG
- a CDS encoding TetR family transcriptional regulator, with protein sequence MRAAGHATKERILAAATAEFAEHGVAGARINRIAAEARASKDRLYAYFPSKQALFEEVVRQWAVDVGERTAVRGDDLPGYVGRLFDDYLGNPQTARLQAWIDLAEPDRLASDDLRLTALRPKIDAIRQGQADGHVDPSWHPADLLIVLLGIARSMALSALAVGKIDGGARGRDAAGIRRAAVLAAQRVTEPPGSTQG encoded by the coding sequence ATGCGCGCAGCCGGACACGCGACGAAGGAGCGGATCCTCGCCGCCGCCACCGCCGAGTTCGCCGAGCACGGGGTCGCCGGTGCCCGGATCAACCGGATCGCGGCCGAGGCGCGTGCCAGCAAGGACCGGCTCTACGCCTATTTCCCCAGCAAGCAGGCCTTGTTCGAGGAGGTCGTGCGGCAATGGGCCGTCGACGTCGGTGAGCGGACCGCGGTGCGCGGCGACGACCTGCCCGGCTACGTGGGCAGGTTGTTCGACGACTACCTGGGCAACCCGCAGACCGCCCGGCTGCAGGCGTGGATCGATCTGGCCGAACCCGATCGGCTCGCCTCGGACGACCTGCGGCTCACCGCGCTGCGCCCGAAGATCGACGCGATCCGGCAGGGGCAGGCCGATGGTCATGTCGACCCGTCCTGGCATCCGGCGGATCTGCTCATCGTGCTGCTCGGCATCGCGCGGTCGATGGCGTTGTCGGCGCTGGCCGTAGGCAAGATCGACGGCGGGGCTCGCGGGCGCGACGCCGCGGGGATTCGGCGGGCCGCGGTCCTCGCGGCCCAGCGGGTGACCGAACCACCGGGGTCAACTCAGGGTTGA
- a CDS encoding DUF4334 domain-containing protein, whose product MDLDQARARFAALRDQDGGVSPDELDEIWAALPAVAAADVLGAWRGADFATGHRLGEQLIAARWHGKTFHSVLDAKPLICRDSAGELFSNVELGGGGEATLWNVEFRGEVTATMVYDSRPVFDHFKQVGPNTLVGIMNGRPEQVLDNGRFYYFLLERD is encoded by the coding sequence GTGGATCTCGATCAAGCCCGCGCCCGGTTCGCCGCACTGCGCGATCAGGACGGCGGCGTCTCCCCCGACGAACTCGACGAGATCTGGGCCGCGCTGCCCGCCGTGGCCGCCGCCGACGTCCTCGGCGCCTGGCGGGGCGCCGACTTCGCCACCGGACACCGCCTCGGCGAGCAGCTCATCGCCGCCCGCTGGCACGGCAAGACCTTCCACTCGGTGCTCGACGCGAAACCGCTGATCTGCCGGGACTCCGCAGGCGAACTGTTCTCCAACGTCGAGCTCGGCGGGGGCGGCGAGGCGACGCTGTGGAACGTCGAGTTCCGCGGCGAGGTGACCGCGACGATGGTCTACGACAGCCGTCCCGTGTTCGACCACTTCAAGCAGGTCGGCCCGAACACCCTGGTGGGGATCATGAACGGCCGCCCCGAACAGGTCCTCGACAACGGCCGCTTCTACTACTTCCTGCTCGAACGCGACTGA
- a CDS encoding NAD(P)-dependent alcohol dehydrogenase — protein sequence MEITAAVAPEPGGGFVLETVELDEPRADEILVRVTAAGLCHTDLVAKDDPRRREPIVLGHEGTGVVERAGAAVTGIEPGDRVALSYRSCGRCLPCLAGDRAYCERARRLNGAGRRPDGSPTLTWRGAPLAGSFFGQSCFATHALATADNAVVIGEHVDPLIAAPLGCGFQTGAGAVLNVLRPGAESRLAIFGAGGVGLAALLAAKSAGVRTLIAVDVQPRRRELALRLGATDALDPAAGDVVAAIAERTGGGATHALEATGHATVLAQAVAALGATGVVAVVGLGAAEAPLNLRDLLYRGKTIRGCIEGDAVPQRFIPELLELHAAGRFPARELVTRYRFADINAAVTDQLNGDTLKPVLTW from the coding sequence ATGGAGATCACCGCGGCCGTCGCGCCGGAACCGGGTGGCGGGTTCGTCCTGGAGACCGTCGAACTCGACGAACCGCGCGCGGACGAGATCCTGGTGCGCGTCACCGCCGCCGGGCTGTGCCACACCGACCTGGTCGCGAAGGACGACCCGCGCAGGCGGGAACCGATCGTGCTGGGCCACGAGGGCACCGGCGTGGTCGAACGAGCCGGTGCCGCGGTGACCGGGATCGAGCCGGGCGACCGGGTGGCGCTGAGCTACCGCAGCTGCGGGCGATGCCTGCCGTGCCTGGCGGGCGACCGGGCGTACTGCGAGCGGGCGCGGCGGCTCAACGGCGCGGGCAGGCGCCCCGACGGTTCGCCGACGCTGACGTGGCGGGGTGCGCCCCTGGCGGGCTCGTTCTTCGGCCAGTCCTGCTTCGCCACGCATGCGCTGGCCACCGCCGACAACGCGGTGGTGATCGGCGAGCACGTGGACCCGCTCATCGCCGCACCGCTGGGCTGCGGATTCCAGACCGGGGCCGGCGCGGTGCTCAACGTGCTGCGACCGGGGGCCGAATCGAGACTGGCGATCTTCGGCGCGGGCGGTGTCGGGCTGGCGGCGCTGCTGGCGGCCAAGTCGGCGGGAGTGCGCACGTTGATCGCCGTCGACGTGCAGCCACGACGGCGAGAACTCGCGCTGCGGCTGGGCGCGACCGACGCGCTGGATCCGGCGGCGGGCGATGTCGTCGCGGCGATCGCCGAGCGCACCGGTGGCGGCGCGACGCACGCGCTGGAGGCGACCGGCCACGCCACCGTGCTGGCTCAAGCCGTGGCCGCGCTGGGCGCCACCGGCGTGGTCGCCGTGGTCGGGCTCGGCGCGGCGGAGGCTCCGCTGAACCTGCGGGATCTGCTGTACCGCGGGAAAACGATCCGAGGCTGCATCGAGGGCGACGCGGTACCGCAACGCTTCATCCCGGAACTCCTCGAACTGCACGCCGCCGGCCGATTCCCCGCGCGGGAACTCGTCACGCGGTACCGCTTCGCCGACATCAACGCGGCCGTCACCGACCAGCTCAACGGCGACACCCTCAAACCGGTCCTCACCTGGTAG
- a CDS encoding STAS domain-containing protein has protein sequence MTATPAWTTNGTPVQDVPGDVRPLLDIPAPARGNRPPHRTTGHGGTLDLRLDRPTSDTTVLAVRGDVDTSTVRRLRELLWHRLASCTGTVVLDLSAMTFVNTSGLHLLEQCQRRAEEHDISFRVVRDDRGLLARLLDLADAHVRFLVHPDLNDALAPR, from the coding sequence ATGACTGCGACTCCCGCTTGGACGACCAACGGAACACCGGTCCAGGACGTCCCCGGGGACGTCCGCCCGCTGCTCGACATTCCGGCACCCGCACGGGGAAATCGGCCGCCGCACCGGACGACCGGCCACGGCGGAACGCTCGACCTCCGCCTCGACCGCCCCACTTCGGACACGACCGTCCTGGCGGTGCGCGGCGACGTGGACACCAGCACCGTGCGGCGGCTGCGCGAGTTGCTGTGGCACCGGCTAGCGTCGTGCACCGGCACCGTCGTGCTCGATCTCTCGGCGATGACCTTCGTCAACACCAGCGGCCTGCACCTGCTGGAGCAGTGCCAGCGGCGAGCCGAGGAGCACGACATCTCGTTCCGCGTGGTCCGCGACGACCGCGGCCTGCTCGCACGACTGCTCGATCTGGCCGACGCGCACGTGCGGTTCCTGGTGCACCCCGACCTGAACGACGCGCTCGCCCCCCGCTGA
- a CDS encoding aldo/keto reductase: MALTRRDDIPRHRLGADGPAVSALGYGAMGLSGVYGAADDGESRQLIRHLVDAGVELIDTADVYGNGHNETLLGEALAGGLRERVVLATKTGAGGGEGLGHPERIREAINSSLKRLKTDHVDVYYLHRVDPSTPIEDSVGALAEIVEQGKARHIGLSEVSAETLRRAHAVHPIAVTQEEYSLFTRDLEAELLPAARELGVGVVAYSPLGRGVLGGSIRSASDVENLEGRQARYPRFSEDALRRNLTRVDRLRERAEQLGTTPAALALGWLLAQGEDIVPIPGTRRAANLDANLEATRLELPAELVAELSEMFPPGSTAGERYTANLRGSLSR; encoded by the coding sequence ATGGCTTTGACTCGGCGAGACGACATCCCGCGGCACCGGCTCGGTGCCGATGGTCCCGCGGTGAGCGCGCTCGGTTACGGCGCGATGGGGCTGTCCGGGGTGTACGGCGCGGCCGATGACGGCGAGTCGCGGCAGCTGATCAGGCACCTCGTCGACGCGGGCGTCGAGCTCATCGACACCGCCGACGTGTACGGCAACGGGCACAACGAGACGTTGCTCGGCGAGGCGCTCGCCGGTGGGCTGCGGGAGCGGGTCGTGCTGGCCACCAAGACCGGTGCGGGCGGCGGCGAAGGACTGGGGCATCCGGAGCGGATTCGCGAGGCGATCAACTCCAGCTTGAAGCGGCTCAAGACCGATCACGTCGACGTGTACTACTTGCACCGGGTGGATCCGTCGACGCCGATCGAGGACAGCGTGGGCGCGCTCGCGGAGATCGTGGAGCAGGGCAAGGCGCGGCACATCGGGTTGTCCGAGGTGTCGGCCGAGACGCTGCGGCGCGCGCACGCGGTGCATCCGATCGCGGTGACGCAGGAGGAGTACTCGCTGTTCACCCGCGACCTGGAGGCGGAACTGCTGCCCGCCGCCAGGGAACTCGGCGTCGGCGTGGTGGCGTACTCGCCGCTGGGGCGCGGCGTGCTCGGCGGGTCGATCCGCAGCGCCTCGGACGTGGAGAACCTGGAGGGCAGGCAGGCGCGGTATCCGCGGTTTTCCGAGGACGCGTTGCGGCGGAACCTGACCCGCGTCGATCGGCTGCGGGAACGGGCCGAGCAGCTGGGGACCACACCCGCCGCGCTCGCGTTGGGCTGGTTGCTGGCTCAGGGCGAGGACATCGTGCCGATCCCCGGCACTCGGCGGGCGGCCAACCTGGACGCGAACCTGGAAGCGACGCGGCTGGAGCTGCCCGCGGAGCTGGTCGCCGAGCTGTCCGAGATGTTCCCGCCCGGTTCGACGGCGGGGGAGCGCTACACCGCGAACCTGCGCGGCAGCCTCAGCCGCTGA
- a CDS encoding bifunctional methylenetetrahydrofolate dehydrogenase/methenyltetrahydrofolate cyclohydrolase, whose product MSARLLDPSALADDFRAEIRAEVAALPEPLTLTGFRVEGDGPTQTYAEYTRRGCEKVGIRFDQRVLPAGEVERAVHEAGSDPSVHGIFLYYPIMGLAQDRWLRELVDPRKDVEGLHSFWSRCLYENRRYIDTEHTKRAVLPCTPLAVLKLIEQAGVSEIGAAEPLAGLKACVFNRSEIVGQPLAAMMANDGAEVTSFDVDGPLAYVPSQGKGSYEVRPTSLDRATALAEADVVVTGVPSREFPLVRAAEIKPGATCINFSTLKNYDDDIVDAAGVFVPRIGPMTVTMALRNAVRLYRNWHS is encoded by the coding sequence GTGTCCGCTCGACTGCTCGATCCCAGTGCCCTCGCCGACGACTTCCGCGCGGAGATCCGCGCCGAGGTGGCCGCGCTGCCGGAACCGCTGACGCTGACCGGCTTCCGCGTCGAAGGCGACGGCCCCACCCAGACCTACGCCGAATACACCCGGCGCGGGTGCGAGAAGGTCGGGATCCGCTTCGACCAGCGAGTGCTGCCCGCCGGCGAGGTCGAACGCGCGGTGCACGAAGCGGGCAGCGACCCGAGCGTGCACGGGATCTTCCTGTACTACCCGATCATGGGCCTCGCGCAGGACCGCTGGCTGCGGGAACTCGTCGACCCGCGCAAGGACGTCGAGGGCCTGCACTCGTTCTGGAGCCGCTGCCTCTACGAGAACCGCCGCTACATCGACACCGAGCACACCAAGCGCGCCGTGCTGCCGTGCACGCCGCTGGCGGTGCTCAAGCTCATCGAGCAGGCCGGGGTCAGCGAGATCGGTGCGGCGGAACCGCTGGCCGGGTTGAAGGCGTGCGTGTTCAACCGCAGCGAGATCGTCGGTCAGCCGCTGGCGGCGATGATGGCCAACGACGGCGCCGAGGTCACCTCCTTCGACGTCGACGGCCCGCTCGCCTACGTGCCCTCGCAGGGCAAGGGTTCCTACGAGGTGCGCCCCACGTCCCTCGACCGCGCCACGGCGCTGGCCGAGGCCGACGTGGTCGTCACCGGCGTGCCGTCGCGGGAGTTCCCGCTGGTGCGCGCCGCCGAGATCAAGCCGGGCGCGACCTGCATCAATTTCTCCACGCTGAAGAACTACGACGACGACATCGTGGACGCCGCCGGGGTGTTCGTGCCGCGCATCGGCCCGATGACCGTGACGATGGCCCTGCGCAACGCCGTCCGCCTCTACCGCAACTGGCACAGCTGA
- the groL gene encoding chaperonin GroEL (60 kDa chaperone family; promotes refolding of misfolded polypeptides especially under stressful conditions; forms two stacked rings of heptamers to form a barrel-shaped 14mer; ends can be capped by GroES; misfolded proteins enter the barrel where they are refolded when GroES binds), with protein MAKELRFDRQARALLESGVNALADAVKVTLGPKGRNAVIEKLTGPPTITNDGVTIAREIQLRDPFANMGAQLAKEVADKTNGVAGDGTTATVLAQALVREGLLAVDEGANPMQLKLGIQQAAVEVVDSLRAGARQVCGKQDLAQVASLSANNDPEIGELIAVAMDWVGTTGVVTVEESPTVGIDVDFVDGLEFDHGYLSPYMVTDEQRMETVFENPLILLTNEKISQVQTLMPVLEQVTRTGRPLLILAEDVHGPPLGMLVTNNVHGTFRSVAVRSPGFGHRRLAQLGDIAALSGGRVITGDAGLSLEAVQLDHLGSCEKVTVTAESTTIVGGAGRGEDVSARIDQLKREFDRAENDHDRDSLQDRIAHLSGSVAVLRVGAATAVELKEKQHRVEDAVSATRAAIEEGLLAGGGAALVRAASTLGASSLTGDAAVGREIVRRSLAEPLRWIAINAGHPADEVLKKVAELPAGHGFNALTGEYGDMFAFGVIDPFKVTRSALESAASIASLLLTTETLLVEEIVQNPGAIPAPKFGDLAEGLVRPSNIA; from the coding sequence ATGGCGAAGGAACTTCGGTTTGATCGGCAGGCCAGGGCGCTGCTGGAGTCAGGGGTGAACGCGCTGGCCGACGCCGTCAAGGTGACACTCGGCCCGAAGGGGCGCAACGCGGTGATCGAGAAGCTCACCGGGCCGCCCACGATCACCAACGACGGCGTCACGATCGCCCGTGAGATCCAGCTGCGGGATCCGTTCGCGAACATGGGCGCTCAGCTGGCGAAAGAAGTCGCGGACAAGACCAACGGCGTCGCCGGAGATGGCACGACGGCCACGGTGCTCGCCCAGGCCCTGGTGCGCGAGGGACTGCTCGCGGTGGACGAGGGCGCCAACCCGATGCAGCTCAAGCTGGGCATCCAGCAGGCGGCGGTCGAAGTGGTCGACTCGTTGCGCGCCGGGGCGCGGCAGGTGTGCGGCAAGCAGGACTTGGCCCAGGTGGCGTCGTTGTCGGCGAACAACGACCCGGAGATCGGCGAGCTCATCGCCGTGGCCATGGACTGGGTCGGCACCACCGGCGTCGTCACCGTCGAGGAGTCGCCGACCGTCGGCATCGACGTGGACTTCGTGGACGGTCTGGAGTTCGACCACGGCTACCTCTCGCCGTACATGGTCACCGACGAACAGCGGATGGAGACCGTCTTCGAGAACCCGCTGATCCTGCTCACCAACGAGAAGATCAGCCAGGTGCAGACGCTGATGCCGGTGCTGGAACAGGTCACCCGCACCGGTCGCCCGCTGCTGATCCTCGCCGAGGACGTGCACGGGCCGCCGCTGGGCATGCTGGTCACCAACAACGTGCACGGCACGTTCCGCTCGGTGGCGGTGCGCTCACCCGGTTTCGGGCACCGGCGGCTCGCGCAGCTCGGCGACATCGCCGCGCTCTCCGGCGGCCGGGTGATCACCGGGGACGCCGGGTTGAGCCTGGAGGCGGTGCAGCTGGATCACCTGGGCAGCTGCGAGAAGGTCACGGTCACCGCGGAGAGCACCACCATCGTCGGTGGCGCCGGACGCGGCGAGGACGTCTCGGCCCGCATCGACCAGCTCAAGCGCGAGTTCGACCGCGCCGAGAACGACCACGACCGGGATTCGTTGCAGGACCGCATCGCGCACTTGTCCGGCAGCGTCGCCGTGCTGCGAGTGGGGGCGGCCACGGCCGTCGAACTCAAGGAGAAGCAGCACCGGGTGGAGGACGCCGTGTCCGCGACGCGGGCGGCGATCGAAGAGGGCTTGCTCGCCGGTGGCGGCGCGGCACTGGTGCGGGCCGCGTCCACGCTCGGGGCGAGCTCGCTGACCGGGGACGCCGCGGTGGGGCGGGAGATCGTGCGCCGCTCGCTGGCCGAACCGCTGCGCTGGATCGCGATCAACGCGGGCCACCCCGCCGACGAGGTGCTGAAGAAGGTCGCGGAGCTGCCCGCCGGTCACGGGTTCAACGCGCTCACCGGCGAATACGGAGACATGTTCGCCTTCGGCGTGATCGACCCGTTCAAGGTGACCCGTTCGGCGTTGGAGAGCGCGGCCTCCATCGCTTCGCTGCTGCTGACCACCGAAACCCTGCTGGTGGAGGAGATCGTGCAGAACCCGGGCGCGATCCCCGCACCCAAGTTCGGCGACCTCGCCGAAGGACTCGTGCGCCCGTCGAACATCGCCTGA
- the mimD gene encoding propane 2-monooxygenase effector subunit MimD translates to MSVTASNMCGVTLMNNQNGHIVAEIMARKEGVRVDHLPSMIRVDAHGTLIFEFEEIADEIGFEFDQSDFEEIMSTHYGRMVHLDDRTVLFANPEDAAEYIDFDLKPVSS, encoded by the coding sequence ATGAGTGTGACCGCTTCCAACATGTGCGGCGTGACGCTGATGAACAACCAGAACGGCCACATCGTCGCCGAGATCATGGCCCGCAAGGAAGGCGTTCGGGTTGATCACCTGCCTTCGATGATCCGCGTCGACGCGCACGGCACCTTGATCTTCGAGTTCGAGGAGATCGCGGACGAGATCGGCTTCGAATTCGACCAGTCGGATTTCGAGGAGATCATGTCCACCCACTACGGGCGGATGGTGCACCTCGACGACCGCACGGTGCTGTTCGCCAACCCCGAGGATGCCGCCGAGTACATCGACTTCGACCTGAAACCGGTGAGCAGCTGA
- a CDS encoding aromatic/alkene monooxygenase hydroxylase subunit beta, with the protein MTTQETPASENRTRSFPKPEFTDAEAGALEFPSSGSRAYNYFSPRKMRATMYEDVTFDVQPDPERHLTQGWIYGFGDGDGGYPKDWTALKSTDWHAFRDPNEEWEQTIYRNNANVVRQIQQNLTNAKQAGAYSGWPRGWTRFVERHLGAWMHVENGLGLHVFTAAQRSGPTNMINNAIAVNAAHKLRFAQDLALYNLDVSESGLEFDGSAHRGVWQEDPVWQPVREVVENLTAIGDWAEALFASNVVFESLVGVLFRSHLVMQIAARNGDYVTPSLVGTGENDHERDLGYSSALFRMLAEDSEFGDANRQVMQGWLQRWAPRCRAAAHELQPIWSQPQEKVITFADSFAATEEGFAAVLGDLGLTEQKG; encoded by the coding sequence ATGACGACGCAGGAAACGCCGGCATCCGAGAATCGGACCCGCAGCTTCCCCAAACCGGAGTTCACCGACGCAGAGGCGGGCGCGCTGGAGTTCCCCAGCTCGGGTTCCCGCGCCTACAACTACTTCAGTCCCCGCAAGATGCGCGCGACGATGTACGAGGACGTCACGTTCGACGTGCAGCCCGACCCGGAACGCCACCTCACCCAGGGCTGGATCTACGGCTTCGGTGACGGCGACGGCGGCTACCCGAAGGACTGGACGGCGCTGAAGTCGACCGACTGGCACGCGTTCCGGGATCCCAACGAGGAGTGGGAACAGACGATCTACCGGAACAACGCCAACGTGGTCCGGCAGATCCAGCAGAACCTCACCAACGCCAAGCAGGCCGGTGCCTACAGCGGCTGGCCCCGCGGCTGGACGCGGTTCGTGGAGCGGCACCTCGGTGCGTGGATGCACGTGGAGAACGGGCTGGGCCTGCACGTGTTCACCGCCGCGCAGCGGTCCGGCCCCACCAACATGATCAACAATGCGATCGCGGTGAACGCCGCGCACAAGCTGCGCTTCGCCCAGGACCTCGCGCTCTACAACCTGGACGTGTCCGAATCCGGCTTGGAATTCGACGGCTCGGCGCATCGCGGGGTCTGGCAGGAGGATCCGGTGTGGCAGCCGGTGCGGGAGGTCGTCGAGAACCTCACCGCGATCGGCGACTGGGCCGAGGCGTTGTTCGCGTCGAACGTCGTGTTCGAGTCGCTGGTGGGTGTGCTGTTCCGCAGCCACCTGGTAATGCAGATCGCCGCGCGCAACGGCGATTACGTGACGCCGTCGCTGGTCGGCACCGGCGAGAACGATCATGAGCGGGACCTGGGCTACAGCAGCGCGCTGTTCCGGATGCTGGCCGAGGACTCCGAATTCGGGGATGCGAACCGGCAGGTCATGCAGGGCTGGCTCCAGCGCTGGGCGCCGCGGTGCCGTGCGGCCGCGCACGAACTCCAGCCGATCTGGTCCCAGCCGCAGGAGAAGGTCATCACGTTCGCCGACTCCTTCGCCGCCACCGAAGAGGGATTCGCCGCGGTGCTCGGTGACCTCGGACTGACCGAACAGAAGGGGTGA